CACAAGTTCTGTTTCTGGATGACTTCCGGTAGGAATCCCACTGGGATTCCCTCAAGTGCAATGCAAATGTCCCGTGGCTGTCCCGCTTCTGTCCCGTGGCTGTCCCGCTTCTGTCCCGTGGCTGTCCCGCTTCTGTCCCGTGGCTGTCCCGCTTCTGTCCCGTGGCTGTCCCGCTTCTGTCCCGTGGGACATCCGCATCTTGTCACTGTGACAGGTGCGTGACCGTATGAGTAAAAACACTCGAACCCGTCAAGTCCGAAGTGAAAGCGAAGCGGAAAAAGCGTTAGCTTTTTTTCACGTAGCCGAAGGGAAGACTTGTTTGCACGATCTCACCCCGCAACCAACGGGCGCGGCTGTAGAACCTTAATACGGCTGCTGAAAGAAATAAGCTAGGCATGAGGGGCAAAGGCTATTCCGCCGCCTGCCCCTCTGCCATGTGGCGAACATCGCCGAAGGCATTAATTACCGTTTTGAAACCTTCCGCCGATTTGCCTACTCAATGGTAGCAAGCTTCATCACTGGTCAGGCTGGCTATGCTGATCAAACTGCCCATATGGCTCCCTCACTGGCTTGTCGGATGCTTATCAGTTGGGGATTCTACCAGCGCTTTCAAGGTTCATGGGGCAAGACCCCGAAACACATAATGAGCCTACAATGATTAACACATTGTAAATTAATGGAAATTTACGATTATTTGCCGGAAAACCTTGTCGGCCTAAATGATAGTGTTGTGCTGGCTTTTGTTTGTCGGTAATTGTGAGGAAAAGCAGGCATTCAACACCCCAACGGCGAACCCGCACACATCAAAACCCACCTATCAAAGATTGATTACGAAAATTGTTGAACAATCCGTTTAACGAATCATCCAGAGGTATTAATGCAAAACTCGATCATCGGCTTGCGACTTCCGCCAGATTTGAAACGCGAATTTGCCGATATTGCCAGCCAACAAAACACCACGATGTCAGTATTGACCCGTGGGCTTATAAACAATTTCATCAAAAAACACAGGAAACAGAACCGTGAAACAGCTAATCCTTAACTTGACCGACGCCGAATACGACCTTTTGACTGTAAAGGCTGGAAATGGCGACTTGCAGCAAATCATGCGCATCGCAATCGATAATTATTTCTGCACGCACCGTCACACATCGACAAACACCCCGCCCCTTGACTTGAGCGGAAGAATGGCAATTTTGCGCAAACTGGCAACGCCAGAAATGTAAGCGCCGTTAAATCGCCCTACTTGCCCTTGTCAAAAAAAGGGACTTTTTTCGCACATTTCTCCAGCGGCACATTCCATGGCAGGAGGGCCTCCCATTTTTCCAGGGTGTCGGCCTGGGCGATATGCTCCAGCAGATAGCGGATATAGGCATACGGTTCGAGGCCGTTGGCCTTGGCGGTTTCAATCAGGGAATAACAGGCGGCGCTGGCGCGCGCGCCATGCGGGGTGTCGGCAAACAGCCAGGCTTTGCGGCCCACGGCAAAGGGGCGGATGGCGTTCTCCGCCAGCACATTGCTGATATGCAGGTCGCCGCGTTGGCAGTAGCCACTCAGGTATTCCCACTGGTTGAGGCAGTATTCCATCGCCTTGCGGGTGAGGCCGCCTTTCATCACCTTGCCGACCTGCGTTTCCAGCCAGGTTTTCAGTTCGTTGAGCAGGGGCACGCTCAACTGCTGGCGCAGGCGGTATTTCTCCGCCGTGTCCAGACCCTTGATGTTGTCCTCGATGCGGTAGAGCCTGCGGATCATGCCCAGGGCAATATCCGCCAGGGTGGGTTTGCCACGGGCCTGTTTGCCGCCCGCCGCCTTGACGGCCTCCACGAACTTGCGGCGGGCATGGTCCCAGCAGCCAATGCGGGTGATGGCGTTGTTGCGGCACACGGCGGCGTAACCGGAATAGCCGTCGGCCTGGAAAATGCCGTGGAAGTCCATCAGTAGGCGTTCGGGGACGCTCCCCGCCCGGCTGGGGTCGTATTCAAACAAGACCGCCACCTGGTTCGGCGGGCCGCCCCGCACCACCCACATCCATTTGTCGGCCTGGGCGGTTTTGCCGTCCTCCTTCAGCACCTGGATGCGGGTTTCATCGCCTTGCAGGTAAGCGCCGCTGTTCTGGGTTTCGCGCAGCAGGTTGAGCAGGGGTTTGAAGCTGTCCTCCAGACGGATGATCCAGTGGGCCATGCTGCTGCGGCTGAGTTCCGCGCCGTGGCGTTTGAAAATGCCCTCCAGGCGGTACAGGGGCAGGCCATCGGCGTATTTGGCGATGATGACCTGCGTCAGCAGGTTGAGGCTGGCATGGCATTTGCCCAACGGATGGGGCGGACGGGCGGCGGCGACCAGCGTTGGCCCGCCATCTGCCGTTGCCGGGGCGGGATCCTGGCTGGCCCCGGCGGCAAACACGGCTTTTTCCTGCCAGTATTCCAGCACCACCAGTTGCGCCGGGATGTAGTCCAGCTCTTCCTTGACCTTGGTGAAAAACGTGCGGGTCGCCCCGGCTTTTTCCGCATCACCCAACAACAGCTCCACCCGTTGGCGCTTCAGCCCGGGCGGGAAGCCGCGCTGGCGTTGGCTGGGGCGGGGCCTGGCGGGTTCCGCCTCCGGCAGTCGTCCGGCGATGTCCTCCAGCGCGGTTGCCAACTCGGCTTCATCAAACAGGTCAATCTGGAAGGGGAGCTTTTCAGACTGGGCGCTAAACCGCTGTATTTGGCCAGGCGCAGCATTTCTTCCAGGAGCTGGATATGGTGGTCACGCTGTTTCAGGACGGCGGCAAATTCCGCCTCTTGCTGCGCCAGCAACTGGCGCAGGCGGGCAGCGTCCAGGTCGCTATGGGATGTGGTTTTGGGGGCTGGCGGCGGTGCTAAATCCATGGGTTAAATGATAACAAAATCATCAGGATAAGTCGCTAAAACAGCGCCCCGTAGCACAACTTTTTATGCCCTTTGAGCAGGCTGATGTCATAACCGTCCAGCAGCCAGTTGATCTGCTGGGCCGTCAGCGCCATCACCCCGCCATCCCCCGTTTGCGGCCAATGGAACTTCTCTTCCGCCAGGGCTTTGTAATACAGCACAAAGCCATTGTCTTCCCAATACAGGCATTTGATTTTCGTGCGCTGGCGGTTGGTGAAGGCGTACAGCGCCCCGGCAAACGGGTCGTGGCCCAATTCCTGCGCCACGATCGCCGCCAGCCCCTGGGCGGCCTTGCGGAAATCAATGGGCGGGCGGTAAAGGTAAATGTCCGGCATCTCCCCGGCGGGGCGGAAATAACGGGCCATTACAACTGCCCCAGCAACCGGCGCAGCAAGGCCACATTGCCGGGGTGGATATTCCTGATCACCAGGCCATTCGGCAGGGACAGCTCCAGGCCATCGCCCGTCCGGGCGTCTGTCCCCGGCTGCGCCGGGCGGACAGTCACGAAACCGGAAGGCTCTGGCAATACCGGGCGTTTGCCATCCCCGGGCGGCTTGCCCGCCGTATAGTCTTTTCATTTTAGTCGGCTACACTTTGTCTGTTGAATGCGTAATCAATCGCGTCGTCCAGGGTGCTACCTTTTCCCATGGCCAGACGCGCATAATGTTTCAAGGTTGCCCAGCATTGCTCGATGGGGTTGAGATCAGGCGAATAAGCGGGTAACTGAATGATACGAATCTGGTATTTCATGGCAATCGCCTCCAGGTCACCGCCTAAATGGAAGCTCGCATTGTCCCAGACAAGCACATAAGGTTTGGGCTTTTCCTGACCTTGCTGCAACGATTTTCCCAAGGCTTCCAACCATTGTTCAACAATCATCCGGTTAATGTTGCCGGTCACTACCCACGGCATTTGCCAGCTTTGATCAGAGGCGCGGATAGCGCTGATCCAGTTGCGTTTATGTCCCCGGCCTCCAGGGCGGGGATGTCACAAGGCTCCCCTTTTTTTGCCCAGCCCCACTCATAGCGTTCGGTACTGTAGAATCCTGCCTCGTCCGCAAACAGGATATGATCCTGACCGTATTTTTTCTCCAGATGCCCAAGTAGCCACAGGAAAACCCAGCGGTCTAGCGGTTTGGCTTGCTGGTAGAAAGAACGTTTTTTTTATGGCTCCAACCGATCCGTTGCAGCCATTTATGCAGGCCACGATAAGAAATGGCCTTGCCATAATGCGCTTCAAAGCGTGGCAGCAAATCCTCGATGCGTTCAAACGGGGTTTCGCTCTCCACCCATTGCCGAAAAGCTTCAACGTCTTTCACCTTATGGCTGTGCCCAGGGCGGGGATGTGTCCGGGGTTGGAGGCTGCCGGTTTCTTCCCTCAGGGCCAACCATTTGTCCAGGGTGCTGCGGGCTATGGAAAACGTCCCACAAACGTGGGATTTATGTTTGCTCTTGTCATAGGCAGCAACAACACGTTCACGGAGATCCTTAGAGTAGTAAGTCGGCATGATGAAGGATGGGGAAGTTGATCATCCGTTCTATTGTAGCTGACTAAAATGAAAAGACTATACCGCATAATTTGCGCCGCCAGTAGACAAAGCCGTGGTAACTCAACTGTTCCTGTTCACAATACTGGACTCCGGAAAGGCCGGAGGACTGGAAGCGTTGGAGCTGGGCTTGCCAGTACGCCAGACGCCCATCTTGACCTGGATTCATCGTGTTCTCCCATGCAATCTGTTGCTGATGGGCTGAGTGTCCGGGATTACGTGGGGCGCTGAAAGGAGGGGGATTTAGAAGCGCTTACGATGCAATGGGCGAAGGCGGCGACCTTCGGGCTGTATGCCGTCGCCATCTTCATGCTCTATGTCAGTGACCTGTGGGGTATTGCCTCATTCATCGCCAAGAACAGTAACGACTTCATTGCACTGGCAGTGTTTAGCGTTATTGCATTCACCCTGTCCTACTTCCTCGCATCGAGCAAAGAAGCGACTTACGAGGATATTGCCATCCATCGTTCAGAGGGCTGGAAGCTCACCGGGGCGCAAGTGCTGGCAATGTGCCTGTTTGCGTCCAGTGGTGTGCTGTTTGAAATGTTCAGCACGACGGGCAACCAGCAACACATTGCCAATAGTGCGGCTGAATCATCCAGCATGATGAAAAGCATCCAGCAAACTGACGTTTCAGTATTGGGCAGTTCCGGGCTTACTCAAAACCTGATGGATGCACAAGCCAAACTGGCAACCTGCCAGAAAACCCTGGAGAAGATGCAGGCAAAAGGCAGGAAATACGATTGCGCGGAATCAGAGGCGCGTGTTCAGGCCGTGAAAGAAAGCATGGCCATGAGTAACCAGCTTGCGCAGGACGCCAGCGAACAGGCGTTCAATAACAAGGTTGAATCCATGCTGAAAGTCCGCGATTCATTCGACAAGCCAATGTTTCAGGCAATGGCGAAATATACCGGCACGGATAACAACACCGGCATGGTGCTGGTTATTGCGGTACTGATTACCATCTTTGAATTGCAGCACATCATGGCGCTGTTTGCTTATTCCAACGCGCTACGCAGGATCAAGCAAAGCGGCAATGAGAAACCTGCTGGTAATGGCTACAATCCGGTATTCACACCCTCCCCTGCCCCATCTGCTGGCACGTCACCACTGCAAGCGATGAAACAGGAGTTCAGCAACATGGTTGGATCTGCACCGGCAGTAATCGCCAACGAATACGCCAGGGCGCAACAATCACGCCAGCAGGTTTATTCCAAGGCAGCGGATAAGCTGGATTCAGTTCAGGACGATCTGAATAAGCACGCGGCATTTTTAAAACTGCTGGTCATGGAAGCACAAGCGAGTGTTAACCATAGCATGGAACCCACGCAGGAAAATATCAGGAATGTTATTGCCCATGTTTTAAGACGCCACCAGCAAACTACCGGGCAGAATACCCAGCATGTAGACCTGGACAAGCTGACCGGGTTGGTTATCGGTAAAATCAAGCCAGCGGCTAATAGCCAATCTGGTGATGTTAAAACCTACCGTGCTGAATTGCGCGAAGGCGAAAAGGTTTATTCTGATTCACCACTGGATAAGCCGCGCCCTGCCCCACATTTGAGTGTGGCGGACACCGTGAAGCAAATCCAAGCCGACGTAAAGGCCAGCGGCGCAACCTCACCAGACGCGGTTCAGGCGGCTGTGTTTGATGCGTTTGCAGCCATGCCCAACCCTGCCCCACTGAATGATGTTGCCCTGAATAAGATTGCCGACAAGCTGGTAATCAATGCCGCGCATACCCACTCCCCCACCGTTCCACGAAACGGTCAGGAAACCGTTCTGGATACCGTGCCCGCACGGTCTGAAACGGTAGCAGCCACCGTGCCCGCACGGTCACAAAACGGTTCCAGCGAAACGGTTCAAAACGGTCTGGAAGGTGAGGCAAAACAGGTGGAATCTGACCTATATCCTGAGTGGGTCGGTAGGGTATCAGCCGGGAAAATTTCACCGGGAGCCAGGGATGCAAAACGCTTTATCAGCCAGCGCACCAAGAGCAAGGAAGACAAGGTTGGCTTGACGGTGCAGGAAATGGGGCGTATCTGGACGCTATGGAATGAGCG
The sequence above is drawn from the Thiothrix nivea DSM 5205 genome and encodes:
- the tnpB gene encoding IS66 family insertion sequence element accessory protein TnpB (TnpB, as the term is used for proteins encoded by IS66 family insertion elements, is considered an accessory protein, since TnpC, encoded by a neighboring gene, is a DDE family transposase.); this encodes MARYFRPAGEMPDIYLYRPPIDFRKAAQGLAAIVAQELGHDPFAGALYAFTNRQRTKIKCLYWEDNGFVLYYKALAEEKFHWPQTGDGGVMALTAQQINWLLDGYDISLLKGHKKLCYGALF
- a CDS encoding transposase; the encoded protein is MSAIRASDQSWQMPWVVTGNINRMIVEQWLEALGKSLQQGQEKPKPYVLVWDNASFHLGGDLEAIAMKYQIRIIQLPAYSPDLNPIEQCWATLKHYARLAMGKGSTLDDAIDYAFNRQSVAD
- a CDS encoding helix-turn-helix domain-containing protein; the encoded protein is MPTYYSKDLRERVVAAYDKSKHKSHVCGTFSIARSTLDKWLALREETGSLQPRTHPRPGHSHKVKDVEAFRQWVESETPFERIEDLLPRFEAHYGKAISYRGLHKWLQRIGWSHKKNVLSTSKPNR
- the tnpA gene encoding IS66 family insertion sequence element accessory protein TnpA: MNPGQDGRLAYWQAQLQRFQSSGLSGVQYCEQEQLSYHGFVYWRRKLCGIVFSF